A segment of the bacterium genome:
TGCGCGTGTCGATCTTGAGCACATCTCCTTCTTTGATGAACAATGGCACTTGAATTTTAGCGCCGGTCTCCAAGGTGCAAAATTTGGTCACATTGCTCGCTGAATCGCCGCGCACGCCGGGCTCGGCTTCGATGACCAAGAGATCCATAAAGTTAGGCAGTTCTGCGGTCAACGGCTCGGAATCGAGAAAATTGATGGTGCACAGACCGCCTTCTTTGAGGAATTTTTTCTGTTCGCCCAGCATCTCAGCCGGAATAAATGTTTGATCGTAGGTCTCCGAATCCATAAAGTAGAGATTGCCGTCGGCTTCATAAAGGAACTGCATCTGTTTGGCGTCCAGACGCACCTCTTCGATATTGTCGGTCATGCGAAAGGTGTTGTCGATGACGCGGCCGGTGCGCGCGTTCTTTAAGCGCGTGCGAACCATCGCCCGCCAGTTGCCGGGCGTGACATGTTGAAATTCCGTAATGATCCAGATATCGTTGTTGAAACGGATTGCCAAACCGGTCCTGAATTCAGAAATAGAAGCCATAAAGTCTCCTGGGTAACAGGTTATCGATTCGCCTTTTTTGTTCGATCTGTAATTTAAATATTTTTTTCATCAAGATAAATAGTTTTTTTCGCAGGGCGAAGAATATTGACAACCG
Coding sequences within it:
- the efp gene encoding elongation factor P translates to MASISEFRTGLAIRFNNDIWIITEFQHVTPGNWRAMVRTRLKNARTGRVIDNTFRMTDNIEEVRLDAKQMQFLYEADGNLYFMDSETYDQTFIPAEMLGEQKKFLKEGGLCTINFLDSEPLTAELPNFMDLLVIEAEPGVRGDSASNVTKFCTLETGAKIQVPLFIKEGDVLKIDTRTGKYLERVSRG